The following proteins come from a genomic window of Deltaproteobacteria bacterium:
- a CDS encoding transcriptional regulator yields MEDYLKAAIEITKAQASVRNMTEDEIMTMIQNMAKKFKGMAEGDVESPQSEAAVDPKKSIREKSVVCIECGKVFKVLTKKHLATHDLTPEEYKAKWGLPKGASLVAKSLARERRKKMQDMKLWEKRGKKTVG; encoded by the coding sequence ATGGAAGATTATTTGAAGGCCGCCATTGAGATAACCAAAGCTCAAGCCAGTGTTCGCAATATGACTGAAGATGAGATCATGACTATGATCCAGAACATGGCTAAAAAATTCAAAGGAATGGCCGAAGGCGATGTTGAATCTCCTCAAAGTGAGGCTGCCGTTGATCCCAAAAAATCCATTCGAGAAAAAAGTGTCGTTTGCATCGAATGTGGAAAAGTATTCAAGGTCTTGACCAAGAAGCACTTGGCTACTCATGACCTTACTCCCGAGGAATACAAAGCCAAATGGGGGCTTCCGAAAGGTGCATCCCTGGTTGCGAAGAGTTTGGCTCGTGAACGTAGAAAGAAGATGCAAGATATGAAGCTTTGGGAGAAGAGAGGGAAGAAGACGGTAGGTTAA
- a CDS encoding helix-turn-helix transcriptional regulator produces the protein MNFDEFFQRVSQATRISTQKELAKMLGIKAPGITLAKSRGVPEHWLHVVASLYGLSYDWLKTGKGSMRRDGENLTLCIPKVSAKACAGAGSLEVESNTIGVVPFEQDWIQRKGQPKNMVAMDIVGDSMIPEIQPGDTVLVDLSHNEPSGICPYILSLAGELLVKRIQARPGLVTLFSDNPKYPPITLQGDELETLRIIGKVLWTSRSYV, from the coding sequence ATGAACTTTGACGAATTTTTCCAACGAGTCTCTCAAGCAACGAGGATCAGCACCCAAAAAGAGTTGGCAAAGATGCTCGGCATCAAAGCTCCGGGTATAACGCTGGCCAAGTCGAGAGGTGTCCCGGAGCACTGGTTGCACGTGGTCGCATCACTCTACGGGCTGAGCTACGATTGGCTAAAAACCGGCAAAGGCTCGATGCGCCGAGATGGAGAAAACTTAACCCTTTGTATACCGAAGGTGTCAGCCAAGGCTTGCGCTGGCGCCGGATCTCTTGAGGTCGAATCCAATACGATTGGAGTTGTCCCTTTTGAGCAGGACTGGATTCAGAGAAAAGGCCAGCCCAAGAATATGGTGGCAATGGATATTGTCGGGGACAGCATGATTCCTGAAATTCAGCCCGGCGATACTGTCCTGGTCGATTTGAGTCACAACGAGCCAAGTGGCATCTGTCCGTATATCCTGAGCTTGGCTGGCGAGTTGCTCGTAAAGCGAATTCAAGCGCGGCCAGGTCTTGTCACCTTATTCAGCGATAATCCCAAGTATCCACCGATCACCCTTCAAGGCGATGAGCTTGAGACTTTGAGGATTATCGGCAAGGTTCTCTGGACCAGTCGCTCCTACGTGTAG